From the Pseudomonas sp. VD-NE ins genome, the window CAACGGCCGTCATCCGACCTTCGCGCTGTTTTTCGAGGTCGATCCAGCGGCGGTCGACGTCAACGTCCACCCGACCAAACACGAAGTGCGCTTCCGTGACGGGCGCATGGTGCATGACTTTCTGTATGGCACGCTGCACCGCGCTTTGGGCGATGTGCGTCCGGAAGATCAACTGGCCGGTTCTGTGACCACAGCCGTCGTGCGGCCTACGGGCCTCGATGCTGGTGAGTTCGGGCCGCAGGGTGAAATGCGTCTGGCGGCCAATGCGCTGTTGGAGCAACCGCAGGCGCAACCGGCGTTCAATACTTCGTCCGGTGCCAGCGCTGGCGGCGCTTACCAGTATCAATACACGCCACGCCCGCAATCGGCGGTGCCGCCGGCGGCTGAGGCGCAGGCTGCCTATCGCGAGTTTTTTGCGCCGTTGCCTGAGGCCAATGCCAACGCATTGCCGGCCGGCCAGGAAGACATTCCGCCGCTCGGTTATGCCTTGGCGCAGTTGAAAGGTATCTACATTCTTTCCGAAAACGCCCAAGGGCTGGTGCTGGTGGACATGCACGCCGCTCACGAGCGGATCATGTACGAGCGCCTGAAGATCGCCATGGCCAGCGAAGGCTTGAGCGGCCAGCCATTGCTGGTGCCAGAGTCGTTGGCAGTCAGTCAGCGCGAGGCTGATTGTGCTGAAGAGCACGCGGCATGGTTCCAGCGTCTGGGCTTTGAGTTGCAGCGTCTGGGCCCGGAAACCCTGGCGATCCGTCAGATTCCAGCCTTGCTGAAACAGGCCGAAGCCAACCGTCTGGTCGGTGACGTACTGTCGGACTTGATGGAATACGGCACCAGCGACCGGATTCAGGCGCACCTCAACGAATTGCTCGGCACCATGGCCTGCCACGGCGCGATCCGCGCCAACCGGCGCCTGGCCCTGCCGGAAATGAACGGCCTGCTGCGTGATATGGAAAACACCGAGCGCAGCGGACAATGCAACCATGGCCGACCGACCTGGACCCAACTGGGCCTGGACGATCTGGACAAACTGTTCCTGCGCGGTCGTTGATGAGCCAGCTCCCTCCAGCGATTTTCCTGATGGGCCCGACCGCTGCGGGCAAGACCGATCTGGCCATCGAGCTGACCAAGGTGCTGCCGTGCGAGCTGATCAGTGTCGATTCGGCGCTGGTCTATCGCGGCATGGACATTGGCACTGCCAAGCCTTCGAAAGAACTGCTGGCCGAATATCCGCACCGCTTGATCGATATTCTCGACCCGGCCGAGGCTTATTCGGCTGCGGATTTCCGTCGCGATGCCCTGCAAGCCATGGCCGAGATCACCGCGCGCGGAAAAATTCCGCTGCTGGTGGGCGGTACGATGCTCTATTACAAGGCTTTGGTCGAAGGTCTGGCTGATATGCCAGCGGCCGATCCCGAGGTTCGCGCGCAGATCGAAGAAGAGGCTGCACGCCTTGGCTGGCAAGCCTTGCACGATCAGTTGGCGATCATTGACCCGGTGTCCGCGGCGCGGATTCACCCGAACGATCCGCAGCGACTGAGTCGCGCACTGGAAGTTTACCGAGTCAGCGGTCAGAGCATGACCGCCCTGCGCCAGCAACAATCTGCGCAAAGTACTGAAGCAGCCGCTTCGGGACTGCAACAATTGCCCTATACTGTCGCGAACTTGGCCATTGCCCCGGCAAATCGTCAGGTATTGCACGAGCGCATTAAACAAAGATTCACAATTATGTTGGAACAGGGGTTCATCGACGAGGTCGTAGCCCTGCGTAAAAGAAGTGACCTGCATTCAGGGTTGCCGTCTATACGTGCGGTAGGCTACCGCCAAGTCTGGGACTACCTGGATGGCAAGCTGACGTTGGCCGAAATGCAGGAGCGCGGCATCATCGCCACGCGCCAATTGGCCAAACGCCAGTTCACCTGGCTGCGCAGCTGGGAAGATCTACACTGGCTGGACAGTCTTGATTGCGACAATCTGCCACGCGCCTTGAAATACCTTGGGACCATCTCCATATTGAGCTGAGTCCTTGCAATTGCCGTCTATCCTTGGGGGTGTGGCGGCCAAAGCCATCTGAATTACCTATTTTTTATTATTGAATCCTTAAAGGAGTGCGGCACATGTCAAAAGGGCATTCGCTACAAGACCCTTACCTGAATACTTTACGTAAAGAGAAAGTTGGGGTTTCCATCTACCTGGTCAACGGTATCAAACTGCAAGGCACGATCGAGTCGTTCGACCAGTTCGTGATCCTGCTGAAAAACACCGTAAGCCAGATGGTTTACAAACACGCTATCTCGACAGTAGTGCCGGTTCGTCCAATTCGTCTGCCTAGCGCAACCGAATCCGAAGCGGGTGACGCTGAGCCAGGTAACGCCTGATAGGAGTCTCCTTTGTTCTTTGAGCGCCACGGTGGTGGTGAACGAGTCATCCTCGTTCACTTGGATGGACAGGACCCTGAGGCGCGCGAAGATCCGCAGGAGTTTCAGGAATTGGCTAATTCGGCCGGCGCCGAGACCGTTGCGTTTTTTAACGTGCCGCGTCATCGGCCAACCGCCAAATACCTGATCGGCAGCGGCAAGGTCGAGGAACTGCGCGACCTGGTCAAAGCTGAAGAAGCCGATCTGGTGATTTTCAATCACATCCTCACGCCCAGTCAGGAACGTAACCTCGAACGTGTTTTCGAGTGTCGCGTGATCGACCGTACCGGCCTGATTCTCGATATTTTCGCCCAGCGCGCCCGTACCCATGAAGGCAAGCTCCAGGTCGAACTGGCCCAGCTTGATCACATGAGCACGCGGCTGGTTCGCGGCTGGACTCACCTTGAGCGTCAAGGTGGCGGTATCGGCATGCGCGGTCCGGGTGAAACCCAGCTCGAGACCGACCGCCGTTTGCTGCGGGTTCGCCTGCGCCAGATCAAGGGCCGGCTCGAGAAGGTGCGCAGCCAGCGCGAGCAATCGCGGCGCGGCCGTTCCCGTGCGGATATTCCGACCGTGTCTCTGGTGGGATATACCAACGCCGGTAAATCCACACTCTTCAACAACGTGACGAAATCCGACGTCTACGCGGCCGACCAATTGTTTGCCACGCTGGACCCGACCCTGCGCCGTCTGGAACTGGACGACCTGGGGCCGATTGTCCTGGCCGACACCGTGGGCTTCATTCGTCACTTGCCGCACAAACTGGTCGAGGCATTTCGGTCTACCCTCGAAGAGTCGAGCAATTCCGATCTGTTGTTGCACGTGATCGATGCGGCCGAACCGGATCGCATGTTGCAGATCGAGCAGGTGATGGTGGTGCTGGGCGAGATTGGTGCCCAGGACTTGCCGATACTCGAGGTCTATAACAAACTCGATTTGCTTGAAGGCGTTGAGCCACAAATCCAGCGCGACGAAAACGGCAAGCCCCAGCGGGTCTGGCTTTCGGCGCGTGATGGCAGTGGTCTGGAATTGCTTGAACAGGCCATCGCCGAATTACTCGGCAGTGATTTGTTCATCGGCACATTACGCTTGCCGCAACGATTCGCCCGACTGCGTGCGCAGTTTTTCGAGCTCGGTGCGGTGCAGAAAGAAGAGCACGACGAAGAAGGCATCAGTCTGCTGGCCGTTCGTTTGCCCCGTGTCGAGTTGAATCGACTGGTAAGCCGCGAGGGATTGCAGCCGATGGAATTCATCGAGCAACACACTTTGCAATAAAAGCCTGACAAAGCGGTTGTGCCGCAACGGCAGGCATTCTGTAGCATTGGTCGGCGCGCCGTGGGTGCGTCTTTGCTTTATCAGATGGAGAGCGCTATGGCTTGGAATGAGCCGGGTGGCAACTCGAATAATCAGGATCCTTGGGGTGGCAAGCGCCGCAATAACGGCGACCGCAAGGGGCCACCGGATCTCGACGAGGCCTTCCGAAAGCTGCAGGAAAGCCTGAACGGGTTGTTCGGTGGTGGTAAGAAACGTGGTGATGATGGCGGTGGTTCGGGCAAGAGCAGTGGCGGCTTCGGCGGTCTGCTCGGCATCGGCCTCGTTGTGCTGGCGGCTGTCTGGCTGTACAGCGCGGTCTACGTGGTGGACGAGCAGGAGCAGGCCGTGGTGCTGCGCTTCGGCAAGTACTACGAAACCGTCGGCCCGGGCCTGAACATCTACTTCCCGCCGATCGATAAAAAGTACATGGAAAACGTCACGCGCGAGCGTGCCTACACCAAGCAGGGCCAGATGCTGACCGAAGACGAGAACATCGTCGAAGTGCCACTGACCGTGCAGTACAAGATCAGCAACCTGCAGGACTTCGTGCTGAACGTCGATCAGCCGGAAATCAGCCTGCAGCATGCGACCGACAGTGCTCTGCGCCACGTGGTGGGTTCGACCGCCATGGACCAGGTGCTGACCGAAGGTCGTGAGTTGATGGCCAGCGAAATCAAGGAGCGTCTGCAACGCTTCCTCGATACCTATCGCACCGGTATCACCGTTACTCAGGTCAACGTACAGAGCGCAGCGGCACCGCGTGAAGTGCAGGAAGCCTTCGATGACGTGATCCGCGCCCGTGAAGACGAGCAGCGTTCGCGCAACCAGGCTGAAACCTACGCTAACGGCGTCGTGCCGGAAGCCCGTGGTCAGGCCCAGCGCATCCTCGAGGATGCCAACGGCTACCGCGACGAAACGGTATCGCGCGCCAAGGGTGAAGCTGATCGCTTTACCAAACTGGTCGCCGAATATCGCAAGGCACCTGAAGTGACCCGCCAGCGTCTGTACCTGGACACCATGCAGGAAGTCTTCAGCAGCACCAGCAAGGTACTCGTGACCGGCAACAAGAACGGCCAGAGCAACCTGCTTTACCTGCCGTTGGACAAAATGATTCAGAACAGTTCGGGCAGCAATGCACCGGTCACCGGTTCGGCCGCCGCCAGTAACAACACGGATGTCGCGCCGCATGTCACTGATCTGCCGCAGTCGCGCACAAGGGAGACCCGCTGATGAGCAATAAATCGCTGATCGCCCTTATTGTTGGCGTCGTTGTCGTGCTGGTGGGCTGGAACTGCTTCTACATCGTCGCTCAGACCGAGCGTGCGGTGCTGCTGCAATTCGGTCGTGTGGTTCAGGCCGATGTTCAGCCGGGCCTGCATGTGAAAGTGCCTTACGTTAACCAGGTGCGTAAATTCGACGCACGTCTGATGACGCTGGATGCACCGACACAGCGCTTCCTGACCCTGGAAAAGAAAGCCGTGATGGTCGATGCCTACGCCAAGTGGCGCGTGAAAGATGCCGAGCGCTTCTACACCGCGACTTCCGGCCTCAAGCAAATCGCCGACGAGCGTCTGTCCCGTCGTCTGGAATCCGGTCTACGTGACCAGTTCGGCAAGCGCACCCTGCACGAAGTCGTGTCCGGTGAGCGTGATGCGCTGATGGCTGACATCACCGCATCGCTGAACAAGATGGCGGAAAAAGAGCTGGGTATCGAAGTCGTCGATGTCCGGGTCAAGGCCATCGATCTGCCGAAAGAAGTAAACCGCAGTGTGTTCGAACGTATGAGCACCGAGCGTGAGCGTGAAGCTCGCGAGCACCGCGCCAAGGGTAACGAGCTGGCTGAAGGCATCCGTGCCGATGCCGATCGTCAACGCCGCGTGTTGCTGGCTGAAGCCTATCGTGAATCCGAAGAGGTTCGCGGTGACGGTGATGCCCAGGCCGCTGCGATCTACTCCAAGGCCTACGGCCAGGATCAGGAGTTCTACGGTTTCTACCGTAGCCTGCGTGCCTACCGTGAAAGCTTCGCGAACAAGTCCGACGTACTGGTCCTCGACCCAAGCAGCGACTTTTTCCGTTACCTGGAAAAGTCCAAGCCTTGATACGACGTTGACCCGAATCATTCCGCCCGGCGGCTAAAACCTCGGGCGGGGTGATCCTTTGGGAAAACGTGTGTATGATGCGGCAGCCGGGAAATTCCCGGCTTTTTTGCGTCTGCACGTTTGATTGCTGTTTTTTGTTGCAGGCTTCGGGTTGAATGGCCCGAGAGTATTTCGAGGAAAGTGATGGGCGAAGCCGGTAACAGGCCTTTCGCCGCGTCGTTCATGCGCGTGCGTTTTGAACGGTTCGGTCATTTTCTGCTTCACTCAAGGCTCGCCCGCAGGCTGGCCGCCCGGATCAAAGGGGAATGGCGTAATGGCAACGGTAGACCGCTGGCTGCTGCCAGATGGCATCGAAGAAGTACTGCCACCGGAAGCGGCGCGCATTGAAGTCGCGCGTCGTCAGGTGTTGGATCTGTTCCAGAGCTGGGGTTACGAGTTTGTCGTGACTCCCCATATCGAGTACCTGGAATCCCTGCTGACCGGCGCGGGCCAGGACCTGGATCTGCGTACCTTCAAGGTCATCGACCCGCAATCGGGCCGGCAGATGGGTTTCCGTGCCGACATCACGCCGCAAGTGGCTCGCATCGATGCGCATACCCTGCGTCGCGAAGGCCCGAGCCGTCTGTGTTACGCCGGCAGCGTGCTGCATGCCCAGCCGCGTGCACTGTCGTCCTCGCGCAGCCCGATCCAGTTGGGCGCCGAGTTGTACGGCGACGCCAGCCCGAGCAGCGACGTTGAAGTGATCAGCCTGATGCTGGCCATGCTGCAACTGGCCGACGTGCCGGATGTGCACATGGACCTTGGTCATGTCGGCATCTACCGTGGTCTGGCGCGTGCCGCCGGTCTGTCCGGTGAAGTCGAGCAGCAGTTGTTTGATGCGTTGCAACGCAAGGCCATCGACGAGGTCATTACCTTGACCGAAGGCTTGCCGGCCGACCTGTCCGGCATGCTGCGGGCGCTGGTTGATCTGTGCGGCGGCCGTGAAGTGTTGAGCGCTGCCCGCGAGCGTCTGGCCAATGCGCCGGCGCCGGTTCTGGCGGCACTGGAAGATTTGCTGGCGATCGCCGAGCGTCTGTCGGCACGCTTCCCGGAGCTGCCTTTGTACTTCGATCTGGGCGAGCTGCGTGGCTACCACTACCACACCGGTGTGGTGTTCGCGGTGTTCGTACCGGGCGTTGGCCAGTCCATCGCTCAGGGCGGTCGTTATGACGACATCGGCGCCGATTTTGGCCGCGCCCGTCCAGCGACAGGCTTCTCCACCGATTTGAAAACCCTGGTGACCCTGGGGCGTGCTGAGATCGAGCTACCGTCTGGCGGTATCTGGATGCCTGACAGTACGGATGCGGCACTCTGGCAGCAGGTTTGCCAGTTGCGCAGTGAGGGTCAGCGTGTCGTTCAGGCGTTGCCTGGGCAACCTTTGGCCGCCGCCCGTGAAGCGGACTGCGACCGGCAATTGATTCAGCAGAACGGGCTTTGGCAAGTATCGCCACTGGCTTCTTGAGTTTTCCTGCCGGCCATCGCCGGCACCAAGTTTGCGCGAATGAGGACAAGTGTTATGGGTAAGAATGTCGTAGTCCTGGGCACCCAATGGGGTGATGAGGGCAAAGGCAAGATCGTTGATCTGCTGACCGAACATGCTGCAGCCGTAGTGCGCTACCAAGGTGGCCACAACGCTGGCCACACACTGGTGATCGACGGCGAAAAAACCGTCCTGCACCTGATCCCGTCGGGCGTACTGCGCGAAGGCGTGCAGTGCCTGATCGGCAACGGCGTGGTGGTTGCACCTGACGCCCTGCTGCGCGAGATCACCAAGCTGGAAGAGAAAGGCGTACCGGTGCGCGAGCGTCTGCGTATCAGCCCGTCCTGCCCGCTGATCCTGTCCTTCCACGTGGCGCTGGACCAGGCCCGTGAAAGGGCCCGTGGCGAGCTGAAGATCGGTACTACCGGTCGCGGCATCGGCCCGGCGTACGAAGACAAGGTTGCTCGTCGTGGCCTGCGTGTTGGCGACCTGCTGAACATGCCGCGCTTCGAAGACAAACTGCGTGAGCTGGTGGATTACCACAACTTCATGCTGGTCGGTTACTACAAAGAGCCGGCCATCGAGTTCGAAAAAACCCTGGCCGAATGCAAGGAATACGCCGAGCTGCTGAAGCCGCTGATGCTCGACGTGACTGCCGAGCTGCACGACCTGCGTCGCGCCGGCAAAGACATCATGTTCGAAGGCGCCCAGGGTTCGTTGCTCGACATCGATCACGGTACCTACCCGTACGTGACCAGCTCCAACACCACCGCTGGCGGCGTTGCGACCGGTTCGGGCGTTGGCCCGATGTTCCTGGATTACATCCTGGGCATCACCAAGGCTTACACCACTCGCGTTGGTTCGGGTCCGTTCCCGACTGAGCTGTTCGACGACGTCGGTGCGCACCTGGCCAAGCAAGGTCACGAGTTCGGCGCCACCACCGGCCGTGCCCGTCGTTGCGGCTGGTTCGACGCCGTTATCCTGCGTCGCGCTATCGATGTGAACAGCATCTCGGGCATCTGCCTGACCAAGCTGGACGTCCTCGACGGTCTGGAAACCATCAACATCTGCGTTGGCTACAAAGATGCCGAAGGCAATGCTGTTGCTCCGACCGACGCTGACAGCTACGTAGGCCTGCAGCCTGTGTACGAAGAAGTGCCGGGCTGGACCGAATCGACCGTGGGCGCCAAGACCCTGGAAGAGCTGCCAGCTAACGCTCGCGCTTACATCAAACGCGTTGAAGAGCTGATCGGCGCGCCGATCGACATTATTTCGACGGGCCCGGACCGCAACGAAACCATCGTTCTGCGTCATCCGTTTGCTTGATAAGTCGTTGATGTAAAAACACAAAGGCCCCTTAATCGGGGCCTTTGTCGTTTATGTCTGTTGGACGGCATGACCTTTGCTGTGAATCTGTCTACAAGAGTGCCATCAAATTAATGGCGTCAGAAGTAGAGGGATTCACAGTGTCGGCCGTTCTCTCACTGTTACAAAGCCGTTTGTTGCGGCCCGTGTTCGTTACCCTTGGTATCGCCCTTTTGGTGCAGGTGTTGGTGGCCGTTGCCCTGACGCGGAGCACCGTCACGGCGCTGGAAGCTGATCTGGCCGTGCGCCTCGGCGCCGATAGCCAGAAACTCTCCGGTGAACTGGAGCAGGCCGGGCGTGAGGTCACGTCGAGTCTCGATAACCTTTCTTCCAGTACCCGTCAGCGACTGACTGCCGGTCTGTCTTCGCGCCTGAAAGACGAGCAGGCGCAGTTGCGTGCGACCTTGGAAAAGGATCTGAAAGATTCGGCCAATGACATGGCGCAGTTACTGGCCTCCGTCGCCCCGCGAGCCATGTGGGACAGCGACGTGCCGACCCTGTCCGAGTTCGCCCGGCGGGCCCAGCGCAATCCCAATGTGTTGTTTGTGGTGTATGACGACGCCACCGGTCAGCACCTGACCCGCTATCTCAACCGCGAAAACCCGATCAATAAGGCCCTGTTGGAAAAAGGCCAGGGCGAGCGTGCGCTGGATAAAGTCTTGGATGCGGCGAAGAATGATCCCTCGGTCTACTACCTCGAAGCGTCGATCAACCCTAATGGCGTGGAAATCGGCAAAGTGCTGATGGGCGTTTCGACGGCCTCGGTGGAAACCGATCTGGCGGCACTGGACAAGCGCTTCTCGGCGTTGATCGCCAGCAGTGATCAACTGGTCGGTGACAGCCTGAAAGGCGCTGCAGCGGACAGTGCCAAAGCCATGCAGGCGCGTCTGCAATCGGCGCAGTCTACGGCCGTCGAGATGAAAGCCAACACCGCCAATACCGTCCAGGAAGCGGCAGCAACCCTGCGTTGGCGGATCGGCATGGGCCTGGCACTGGTCGGCTGCGGCGTGTTGCTGTTGCTGGCAGTCGTGCTCGGCCATCGCGTAGTCAATCGTCTGAAGATGCTCAACGCAGCCATGGATGACCTGGCGGCGGGCGAGGGCGACCTGACCAAGCGTGTGCAGATCAACAGCAAGGATGAAATCGGCGACATGGCCGCGGCGGTCAATCGCTTTGTGGATAAGTTGCAGCCGATCGTGCGTGAGGCGGGCGATGTGGCTCAACGTACCGGCGTTGAGATTGGTGCGATGACCCTGCGCAATGCTGGTGCGGATGCAGCGGCCGGGATGCAGCGTGATGAAGTGGCGGAGAGCCTGCGCGCGCTGTCGCAAATGGCTGACGAGGCGCAATCGGAAAGCCATGCGATGCAGGCGGCTTTGAAGCAGGTGGTGGATATTCGCCAGGCCACGGATGAAAACACTCGCACCTCCGCCAAGGTCGGCGGCTTGATCGAGGCGCTGGCGGGGCAGGTGGATACCGGGGCGAAAGTCATCGAGCGGCTGGCGCAGCAGAGTGAGCAGATTGAAGTGGTGTTGACGGTGATTCACGGGATCGCCGAGCAGACCAATCTGCTGGCGCTCAACGCCGCTATCGAGGCGGCGCGGGCGGGAGAGACCGGACGTGGTTTTGCGGTGGTGGCCGATGAAGTGCGGGCGTTGGCGAGCAAGACACAAAGCTCCACAGGCGATATTCAGGCGCACATCGTCGCGTTGCAGCAGGGCGCCCGCGAGGCGGTCGAGGCGATCGGTCAGGCCGGGCGTCAGGCCAGCGAAGGGTTGCTGGTGTTGCGCGACAGCGCGCGCTTGCAGCAGTCAGTGCAGGCCTCGGTCGAGCAAGTGCATGCGGCGATTGGCCTGGCGACGCAAGCGGCTGCGCATCAGGCGCAGGGTGCGCAGGCGGTGCGCGGGCGGGTCGAGACGATTCATGCGCAGGCCGAGAAAGCGGCGCAGGCGGTGGTGGAGACCACTGCGAGTGGCAAGGTGCTGGATGGTTTGGCGGCGCAACTGAAGGCAAGCCTGGGACAGTTCAGGGCTTAAGATCAAAAGATCGCAGCCTGCGGCAGCTCCTACATTGAAACGCGAAATCCCATGTAGGAGCTGCCGCAGGCTGCGATCTTTTAGCGGCTCAGATACATCCGCGTCGTTAGCAGATAAACCGGCAATCCCGATACCAAAATCAACAACGCCGCATAAGGCGCCGCCGCCGCAAACTCGACATTCGCGGTGTGCGCCCACACCTCGGTCGCCAGCGTGTTCAGTCCGGTCGGGCTGAGCAGCAACGTCGCCGTCAACTCCTTCATCGCATCCAGAAAAACCAGCGCAAACGCCGCGCCCAATGCCGGGAAGATGATCGGCAGCGTCACCCGACAAAACGCCGTGAACGACGAAGCGCCCAATGTGCGCGCGGCCTCTTCCAGTTGCGGCGCAGCCTTGTTCAGCGCCGTACGAATCGGCGCCTGCGCCAGCGGCAAAAACAACAACGCATAAGCGATCAGCAGCAATCCCGAAGTCTGGTACAGCGCCGGCACGTAATGCAGGGCGAAATACACCAGCGTCAGCGCAATCACCAGGCCCGGCAGCGCGTGCAGAAGATAGGGCAGGCGTTCGGCCCAGATCGCCAACTGGCCTTTGTAACGCACCACCAACAAGCCGACCGGTACGGCCAGCACCAGGCAGAGCGCCGCGCCACCGAGCGACAGCGCCAGCGACGACAGCAGTGCCTCGGTGATCGCCGCCACCGGGAAGGCCGCCGACGAACCGACCGCCAGCCAATACGCCAACATCCCCAGCGGAATCCCGCTGCCGACAATCGCCAGCATCAGGCAATACAACTGACCGGCTGCTGCCCATGGCCCTAGCCGAACCTGTTCAGCCTGACGCGCCGCGCCTTGCCCGGTGCGCACATGCCGGCCTTTGCCGCGCACGCGCAACTCCAGCCACAGCAGCACCAGACACAGCGCCAGCAATACGGCCGACAGCATCGCCGCGTTGGCGTTGCTGAATTCCAGTTCGAATTGCTGATAGATCGCCGTGGTGAAGGTTTGCAGGCCGATGATCGACAGTGCGCCGAATTCCACCAGCATGTGCAAGGCAATCAACAGCGAGCCGGCCAGCAGTGATGGCCAGAGCAGCGGCAGCGTGACGCGAAAAAACACCCCCCAGCGATTCTGCCCGAGGGTGCGGGCCGATTCTTCAAGAGAGGGATCGAGATTGCGCAGCGTCGCCGCCACCGGCAGAAAGATCAGCGGGTACTTCGACAGGCTCATCACCAGAATCGCCCCGCCGAGCCCTTCGAACTGCGCGCTCAAAGAAACCCAGGTGAAGCTGCTGACAAACGCCGGCACCGCGAACGGCAGGCATAGAATCACGCCCCACAGACGTCGTCCCGGCAAATTGCTGCGTTCCAGCAGCCAGGCCAGCGACAGGCCGATCACGCCGCAGGTGATCGTCACGCCAACCATCAGCGCCAAGGTGTTGCGCAGCAGGCCGAATACATACGGGCGCCACAGCAAGTGTAAGGCCTCGGTCCAGCCGGCCTGCCAGGCTTTGAGGCCGACATAGGCCAGCGGCAACAAGCTCAGTAGCACCAGCAACAACACCGGCAGCACCAGCCAGATTGATGGCCGCTTGCGTTTTGGCACGTAACCCCCGCGCGCGACGGGGGCGGATAACGATGCGGCCATCAGTTCAAGCCAACTTCACGTTCCAGCTCCAGCGCTTCTTCGGCATTGCCCAGATCGGCTGGAGTCACGTTCGGCGCTTCCAGTTCGCTGAACGGCTTGAGTCCGCGATCCGATTCCATACCTTTGTGCAGCGGATACTCGGCGGTGGTCTGGGTGATCACGCGCTGACCTTCTTCGCTGGCCATGTAGGCGAGGAATTGCTGGGCTTCTTTTGGATGTTTGCTGGATTTCAGCACGGCTGCGCTGGACACCGTGATCAAGCCGCCGACGTCGCCGCCGGTGAAGTAATGCAGTCTCGAATCCAGTTTGCCTTTCTCGCGCTGCAGGGCGAACCAGTAGTAGTTGTTCACCAGTACGGTGGCGACTTCGCCGTTTTCCACGGCTTTGAGCGCAACCATGTTGTTGCTGTAGGTCTTGCCGAATGCGCGCAGGCCGGTGAGCCATTCTTCGGCGGCGTCACGACCGTGCAGCTTGATGATCGCCACGGCCTGTTCCTGGAATGCGCCGCTGGTCGGTACGAAGCCGACTTTGCCCTGCCA encodes:
- a CDS encoding iron ABC transporter permease; the encoded protein is MAASLSAPVARGGYVPKRKRPSIWLVLPVLLLVLLSLLPLAYVGLKAWQAGWTEALHLLWRPYVFGLLRNTLALMVGVTITCGVIGLSLAWLLERSNLPGRRLWGVILCLPFAVPAFVSSFTWVSLSAQFEGLGGAILVMSLSKYPLIFLPVAATLRNLDPSLEESARTLGQNRWGVFFRVTLPLLWPSLLAGSLLIALHMLVEFGALSIIGLQTFTTAIYQQFELEFSNANAAMLSAVLLALCLVLLWLELRVRGKGRHVRTGQGAARQAEQVRLGPWAAAGQLYCLMLAIVGSGIPLGMLAYWLAVGSSAAFPVAAITEALLSSLALSLGGAALCLVLAVPVGLLVVRYKGQLAIWAERLPYLLHALPGLVIALTLVYFALHYVPALYQTSGLLLIAYALLFLPLAQAPIRTALNKAAPQLEEAARTLGASSFTAFCRVTLPIIFPALGAAFALVFLDAMKELTATLLLSPTGLNTLATEVWAHTANVEFAAAAPYAALLILVSGLPVYLLTTRMYLSR
- a CDS encoding adenylosuccinate synthase, with amino-acid sequence MGKNVVVLGTQWGDEGKGKIVDLLTEHAAAVVRYQGGHNAGHTLVIDGEKTVLHLIPSGVLREGVQCLIGNGVVVAPDALLREITKLEEKGVPVRERLRISPSCPLILSFHVALDQARERARGELKIGTTGRGIGPAYEDKVARRGLRVGDLLNMPRFEDKLRELVDYHNFMLVGYYKEPAIEFEKTLAECKEYAELLKPLMLDVTAELHDLRRAGKDIMFEGAQGSLLDIDHGTYPYVTSSNTTAGGVATGSGVGPMFLDYILGITKAYTTRVGSGPFPTELFDDVGAHLAKQGHEFGATTGRARRCGWFDAVILRRAIDVNSISGICLTKLDVLDGLETINICVGYKDAEGNAVAPTDADSYVGLQPVYEEVPGWTESTVGAKTLEELPANARAYIKRVEELIGAPIDIISTGPDRNETIVLRHPFA
- a CDS encoding methyl-accepting chemotaxis protein; amino-acid sequence: MSAVLSLLQSRLLRPVFVTLGIALLVQVLVAVALTRSTVTALEADLAVRLGADSQKLSGELEQAGREVTSSLDNLSSSTRQRLTAGLSSRLKDEQAQLRATLEKDLKDSANDMAQLLASVAPRAMWDSDVPTLSEFARRAQRNPNVLFVVYDDATGQHLTRYLNRENPINKALLEKGQGERALDKVLDAAKNDPSVYYLEASINPNGVEIGKVLMGVSTASVETDLAALDKRFSALIASSDQLVGDSLKGAAADSAKAMQARLQSAQSTAVEMKANTANTVQEAAATLRWRIGMGLALVGCGVLLLLAVVLGHRVVNRLKMLNAAMDDLAAGEGDLTKRVQINSKDEIGDMAAAVNRFVDKLQPIVREAGDVAQRTGVEIGAMTLRNAGADAAAGMQRDEVAESLRALSQMADEAQSESHAMQAALKQVVDIRQATDENTRTSAKVGGLIEALAGQVDTGAKVIERLAQQSEQIEVVLTVIHGIAEQTNLLALNAAIEAARAGETGRGFAVVADEVRALASKTQSSTGDIQAHIVALQQGAREAVEAIGQAGRQASEGLLVLRDSARLQQSVQASVEQVHAAIGLATQAAAHQAQGAQAVRGRVETIHAQAEKAAQAVVETTASGKVLDGLAAQLKASLGQFRA
- a CDS encoding extracellular solute-binding protein is translated as MTFRNTLRRGLTFSLLGLALATPLTQAADAVSLTLYNGQHKEVGDAIAKAFEAKTGIHVNVRKGSSNQLASQVIEEGDRSPADVIYTEESPPLNNLGELGLLAKTNDATLAVLPEKYVAGNGTWIGVTARVRVVAYNPKLVDEKDLPKSVMEFSDPKWQGKVGFVPTSGAFQEQAVAIIKLHGRDAAEEWLTGLRAFGKTYSNNMVALKAVENGEVATVLVNNYYWFALQREKGKLDSRLHYFTGGDVGGLITVSSAAVLKSSKHPKEAQQFLAYMASEEGQRVITQTTAEYPLHKGMESDRGLKPFSELEAPNVTPADLGNAEEALELEREVGLN